The Bacteroidia bacterium DNA segment GTATTTGACATTAGGGTGTCGCAAGGGCAGGATAGTGATATGGTGAATTTAATCGGCTCACATATTATTATCACCCTTTCTTATTTTGGTTTTTGGGTAGTCAATTCTATCATCATCCACAGCGAGAAAATAAAACTAAATGTTTGGTTCAAAGCACTGATAGCATTATTTATAAACTCTGTGATAGCAATCGTGTTTTATTATTTAAGCCCTTTTGAAGAGTATGCGATGAATCCTTTGTCAAACTTTCCTCTTTATATTGCTTGGTGGCGACTCATGGTGAAAGCGTTCATTTTTGGTGGTATTTTTTATTTGATTCAAACATTAATACGTTATAATGATCGCGCACAGTGGCTGGAACTCGAGATTGCAAAGAAAAAGAAAGAAAAACTCCAAATAGAAATTGAACGCTATTGGCAGATGCTAAATCCACATTTTTTATTTAATGCTCTTAGCATGATTCGCGCAGATGCTAGAGATGAGAGTGTAAAGGCAGATATTGCAAACCTTGCCAAAGTATATCTCCATTTGCTTGATAATAGAAGCGAAACTAAATTAATTGCAATAGAGAAGGTGCTTGTTTTTTTGCAGAATTATCTTGCTCTTTTTTCAAAATCCCACCCAAAGTTCTCCTATAAGATTGATGCGATTCATACTCCTCATACTGCTTCTATTCCCATTTTCACACTCTTTATGTGTATTGGCTGTATTTTAAAGCAATATATGCAGTCAGTTGAAGAACCGTTTTTTATCCATATTTATTTGCAAAATGTTGATACAATTGTAATTGATACTATCCATCCAAAAACTCAATTAGTACTTGAAAACAAGCCTCAAATAATCAAAGTGCAGAATGAATATTTGCAATATACCGCTCAACCCGTCTCTGTGGTTTATAACGAAGGACATACGGTGGTAAAATTACCTCTGCTCAGTGCCTCATAGGTATCGTCAATGCACTTCTCGCTTGCCAACAATCGGAAACTTGTGTCCGCTTCAGTTTTGTTTTTGTCCGCTTCGGCTATAAAACATTAATATATAATTAATTGCGTTTTATTTTTGCCGCGCTTTAAACATAATTAATGTAGCATTAACACAATAGAAAAATGAAAAAAATAAACATTTTAACTCTCTTTGGCATTATCATTTTATCAGTGCTTGGAACCGGTAAACTGAATGCGCAAATCTGTGCAACTCCTCCCGTTGGTTGCGCATCAACCGATTTATCTAATTATGGTATTAACTCCAATACCGATGCAGCTACCATTGAATATGACAATGCCGTGGCGGGTTTTCATACTACCATGATTAGAAATGGCGATGGCTCGGTATCCATTTGGGGACAAAATGCACAAAATAATGGAAGTTCTCATGCGCTCACAGCCAGACAAATCAACAAAACCAATTATCCGGCTTTAACCGGAACGGTATTAAAATTTGGAATAGGTTCTTATGCCTCCGGGACTGATGCTACCCAAATGATTTTGTTGACCACTGACGGTCTTTTTGCTTGGGGTGAACAAGGGGTGGTATTAAACTCTTCAATTACTACAAGCAGAACTTTTGCCAAGTTAGATTCTGCAAAATTTTCTGCCAATGGTGCAAACAAGTTTGCACTGCCGATTGGTGTTACACCTGGTGATGTTAAAATGTTATTTGTAACATCCGGCACGATCGCCATTACTACCTGTTCCGGTAGTGTTTGGGTTCTGTCTCAAAGAGGGCAGTTGCGTGGTAATAATAATACCGGAAATGGTACAACATGGTATAAAGTTAAAAAAGATGCGAGTAATGATTTGACAAATATTGTAGCGTGTCGCGGTTCTTACAATGTATTATATGCCTTGGATGACACAAGCGGAATATGGACTTGGGGTATTAATTCTTATCTAGGAAACGGAACAGGTCGTAGTAATAGATCGTATGCAACAGCAATGTCTCGCCCAATGGCTGGTTATCCAATAAAAATGATAGGTTCAACTACAGATAACAAAAACAATAGAACCTCATATTATGTATTGGGTAAAGACAGTACATTATTTGCGCTTGGGTATAATAATAGCCGTCAATTAGGAGATTGGAGTGAAACAGAAAGAACCTCATGGGTGCGCTGCCAATATTCAAATACTGCAGCCGATTCAATGACAAATATTGTTTGGATTAGTCCCAATGAGCACGATAGAGGCGATGCAAATAGTAACAGTACTGCAGCAATCAACGTGCTCAATTCAAATAAAGAGGTTTGGGCGTTTGGTAGCAGTGATAGTTGGATGATAGGCCTCGGAAACGGAGCAAGTAATAACCCGGGGAGACCTGCCGGCATCAACGGAAGCACTGACAGTATGCTTACTGTCGAAACAGGAGGGCATATTAGCCTGGTGATTAAGCAATGTGAAGTGAATTTTGGATATGTGGGTCATAAGACCCATGGCAGTATGGCAGATAGCGTAGATGCCAGCTCTTATTTGTCAACTTATACTTTTTCCACAACTGCCGTTAACATTTGTGGGGCACCGGGAGAACCTCAGATTGAGGTATATCCAATTGTGGGGGCATTGGTAGCCACAGCTGCGAGTTTTTGTTATGGTTCAGATTACATTATGAGACTGAGCGATACCTCAGGAGTAACAGTTTCTTTTTCTGTAAAAAGTGGCCCCACAAAGGGTTTTGTGTCAATCAGTGGAGATACGTTAAGGTTTACTGAACCTGCAAGTGTAGAAATTACTGCATCTATTTACAATGTTTGTCACCCTGTAACCCCAATTGATACTACATTTACAGTTACAATGGAACAATGTAAATTTACATCTCCCGATGTCAATATGGGCAATGTGTATGCTTCTATCACCGGCAATGTATCAACCAATGATGTGGTAGCACATGGCAAAATTCATTATGAAAATTATTATTCCAACACATTAAAACCTGTTGGCAGCAACCCTTCACTCACTGTTTATGCAGATGGTTCCTATACATTTATAACAGATTTGCCCGGAACATACATGTATGATGTGTCTGTTTGTGATTCCGGTCAATTTGCAAGCTGTTTAACAGAAACGCTGACAATCTATGTCAAAGACCCCTCAACCTTAAACAATCCGCCTATGCCATCAACTGATATTGCTGTTACCGCATTTAATACAGCCGTAACACTTAAAACAGTGAGTAACGATAAGGCTGGCAGTCCCAACAAATCCATAGACCCAACTTCTGTTACGATAGTTTCCGGAACTGCACCTAATCCAACAACAGAAGGTACTTTGTCAGTAAATCCATCAACAGGAGATATTACATTTTTCCCGGCAACCGGATTTGTTGGAGATGTATATTATCAATACGAAGTGTGTGATAATGGTTCACCGGCACAATTTGCTAAAGCAATACAGAAGATCTCTGTTTTTGGCAGCGGTAGAGATAATACAACCTTAGGAGTAGATGATTTTAATAAAGGTCAGATGAATGAAAATCAAACAGGCAACTTGTTGAACAATGACATAGACCCCGAATCAGACAATCAAAGTGTAACAGCAGCAGTTACTACAAAGCCCGGTGTGGGCAAATTGACTGTCTCTTCAAATGGTAATTATACTTTTGAACCTGCTTTTGGTTTCTATGGCTCAACAAACTTTGTATATGAAGTTTGTGATGATAATGCCACCCCTGTGTGTGCCAATGCTACACTGTATTTGTTGGTAGAGAAAGAAGAAACTGAGCAAGATTTTCACGCAACAACAGTGAATGTAGAAGTGTCGGGTGATGTAAGTACAAATGATAATTTACCTTTGGGATATAGTTATACCAATATCAGCTCTGTGCTGGGAAATCCTTCAGCAGATAAGCCGGTACTCAGCTCTGATGGTAGCTACACATTTAAACCGAGTAAAGCCGGAATTTATCAGTTTGAAGTAGAGGCATGTACACCTTCTCCAAGTATTATTTGTGTTACAGAATTATTAACAATCACCGTAGTAGATGTAACCAAGATTAATAATCTGCCTGCTACTACACCTGATTTCGCGTTGATGTATGGACATCCAACAACACCAGCAACCATTACCATAGATGTGGTATCTAATGACAACCCTGCAAATGTTGGTGGAGGATTAAATACATTAGGCAATCCGACAATAAATGCTGGTAGTGTTAAAAATGGTGCCACAATAAATGTATCCAGCGGTAGAGTGAATTATACTCCGGCTGCCGGTTTTTATGGTAATGATACTTTCACATATAATGTGTGTGAACAACCTGCAGGTGTTAATTGCCGTGATGAAGTGGTGATTGTTACTGTATTAGAACCGGGTACCCCTCCACATATTATAGCGTCTGATAATTATGCAATAACTAACAGTACTACGCCTGTAAGCAGAACGGCAGCAAATGGTATTCTACCAAATGACTATTCAAGCACCGGTGGCACCAAAACAGCCTCTCTCATAGGTAGTGCGTCTATTGTGGGAGTTGGTTCTCTTTCATTGAGTTCTGATGGTAGCTATACGTTTACTCCTAATGCTTCTTTTATTGGAACTGTTGCATATCCATACCAAGTTTGTGATGGTGCTTTGTGTACCAATGCTACGCTCTATATTCAAGTTTACAGCCCTGCATTGTTGCCAATCACACTCATTGATTTGTCTGCACGATTGACTCCTGCACGTACTTCAATAGTAGAATGGATTACAGCGCAGGAAGAGAATAATCAATTCTTTACAGTACATAAATCAACTGACGGAAGCAGATGGGAAGTGCTTTCGATTGTGCCATCTCAAGGTAACAGTGTGCAAATCCAGAGTTATTCAACCATTGATGCAAATCCAAAAGTTGGTGTGAATTACTATCGTCTTACCCAGACTGATATTGATGGTACTGAAACGAATTTAGGAACACGTATGGTTATGGTTTCGGAAAGTAATGATAAGTTGATAGAGCCTGTTGTTTATCCTAATCCATCAAAAGGAAAATTATTTATTGATGTGAAAGGTTCGTCCTTTACATTTACAATATTTAATATGCAAGGTAAACAAATCATGAGTTCTAATGCAACCAATTCAACAGTAATTGAAAACCTTTCTACCGGATTGTATTTCATTCGTTTGGAATATGGCAATCAAGTAGAAACCATGAAGGTTGTTGTTGAATAATCACAATCAGCAAATACCAATAAAAAAGCCCGAATTTTTTTCGGGCTTTTTTGTTTATAAGGTGGTACAAATGGTTGCTTATGCGTATAAAGGGTATTTTGCCATAAGTTTTTCAACCTCTTGTCGTATTGATTTGAGCTTTTGCTCATTTTCATGATTCATGATAGCTTCGTCAATATAGCCAACAATCACAGGCATTTCATCTTCTTTAAGACCTCTTGTTGTAATCGCAGGTGTGCCAATTCTGATTCCTGATGTTACAAAAGGTGAACGGGTTTCAAATGGAACTGTATTCTTGTTAATGGTGATTCCACATTCGCCCAAGATTGATTCAACTAATTTTCCGGTAATTTTCTCTCCTTTGGGTCTTAAATCAATTAACATCAAGTGATTGTCTGTTCCTCCTGAAATAATATTATAGCCTCTGCTCACAAACTCTTTTGCCATTGCTTGAGCATTTTTAATAATTTGCTTACAATATACTTCATAATCAGGAGAGAGGTCTTCGCCAAAGGCAACTGCTTTCCCTGCAATTACATGCTCCAAAGGACCACCTTGCGTACCCGGGAATACTCCTGAATCAAGCAGTGCACTCATCATTTTAAGCTCTCCTTTAGGTGTTTTTTCGCCAAATGGATTTTCAAAATCTTGACCCATCATAATTACACCTCCTCTTGGACCTCGTAGAGTCTTATGCGTAGTAGAGGTAATAATATGACAGTGCTTGAGCGGGTCGTTCAGTAATTTTGTTGCAATCAGTCCGGCAGGGTGTGCAATGTCAGCCATCAATAATGCGCCCACTTGGTCAGCTGCAGCACGCATTTTGGCATAATCCCAGTCGCGGCTGTAACTTGAAGCACCGGCAATCACTAAC contains these protein-coding regions:
- a CDS encoding histidine kinase; its protein translation is MIKQFANKHLLKLGVLLTLMFSFAVFDIRVSQGQDSDMVNLIGSHIIITLSYFGFWVVNSIIIHSEKIKLNVWFKALIALFINSVIAIVFYYLSPFEEYAMNPLSNFPLYIAWWRLMVKAFIFGGIFYLIQTLIRYNDRAQWLELEIAKKKKEKLQIEIERYWQMLNPHFLFNALSMIRADARDESVKADIANLAKVYLHLLDNRSETKLIAIEKVLVFLQNYLALFSKSHPKFSYKIDAIHTPHTASIPIFTLFMCIGCILKQYMQSVEEPFFIHIYLQNVDTIVIDTIHPKTQLVLENKPQIIKVQNEYLQYTAQPVSVVYNEGHTVVKLPLLSAS
- a CDS encoding Ig-like domain-containing protein; the protein is MKKINILTLFGIIILSVLGTGKLNAQICATPPVGCASTDLSNYGINSNTDAATIEYDNAVAGFHTTMIRNGDGSVSIWGQNAQNNGSSHALTARQINKTNYPALTGTVLKFGIGSYASGTDATQMILLTTDGLFAWGEQGVVLNSSITTSRTFAKLDSAKFSANGANKFALPIGVTPGDVKMLFVTSGTIAITTCSGSVWVLSQRGQLRGNNNTGNGTTWYKVKKDASNDLTNIVACRGSYNVLYALDDTSGIWTWGINSYLGNGTGRSNRSYATAMSRPMAGYPIKMIGSTTDNKNNRTSYYVLGKDSTLFALGYNNSRQLGDWSETERTSWVRCQYSNTAADSMTNIVWISPNEHDRGDANSNSTAAINVLNSNKEVWAFGSSDSWMIGLGNGASNNPGRPAGINGSTDSMLTVETGGHISLVIKQCEVNFGYVGHKTHGSMADSVDASSYLSTYTFSTTAVNICGAPGEPQIEVYPIVGALVATAASFCYGSDYIMRLSDTSGVTVSFSVKSGPTKGFVSISGDTLRFTEPASVEITASIYNVCHPVTPIDTTFTVTMEQCKFTSPDVNMGNVYASITGNVSTNDVVAHGKIHYENYYSNTLKPVGSNPSLTVYADGSYTFITDLPGTYMYDVSVCDSGQFASCLTETLTIYVKDPSTLNNPPMPSTDIAVTAFNTAVTLKTVSNDKAGSPNKSIDPTSVTIVSGTAPNPTTEGTLSVNPSTGDITFFPATGFVGDVYYQYEVCDNGSPAQFAKAIQKISVFGSGRDNTTLGVDDFNKGQMNENQTGNLLNNDIDPESDNQSVTAAVTTKPGVGKLTVSSNGNYTFEPAFGFYGSTNFVYEVCDDNATPVCANATLYLLVEKEETEQDFHATTVNVEVSGDVSTNDNLPLGYSYTNISSVLGNPSADKPVLSSDGSYTFKPSKAGIYQFEVEACTPSPSIICVTELLTITVVDVTKINNLPATTPDFALMYGHPTTPATITIDVVSNDNPANVGGGLNTLGNPTINAGSVKNGATINVSSGRVNYTPAAGFYGNDTFTYNVCEQPAGVNCRDEVVIVTVLEPGTPPHIIASDNYAITNSTTPVSRTAANGILPNDYSSTGGTKTASLIGSASIVGVGSLSLSSDGSYTFTPNASFIGTVAYPYQVCDGALCTNATLYIQVYSPALLPITLIDLSARLTPARTSIVEWITAQEENNQFFTVHKSTDGSRWEVLSIVPSQGNSVQIQSYSTIDANPKVGVNYYRLTQTDIDGTETNLGTRMVMVSESNDKLIEPVVYPNPSKGKLFIDVKGSSFTFTIFNMQGKQIMSSNATNSTVIENLSTGLYFIRLEYGNQVETMKVVVE
- a CDS encoding serine hydroxymethyltransferase, yielding MKRDELVFGLINKELKRQQHGIELIASENFVSKQVMEAMGSVLTNKYAEGLPARRYYGGCEVVDEVENLAIDRLKKLFGAAWANVQPHSGAQANASVMLACLKPGDKILGFNLSHGGHLTHGSPVNFSGKLYNPVFYGVEESTGQIDFNKVAEQIIAEKPKLVIAGASSYSRDWDYAKMRAAADQVGALLMADIAHPAGLIATKLLNDPLKHCHIITSTTHKTLRGPRGGVIMMGQDFENPFGEKTPKGELKMMSALLDSGVFPGTQGGPLEHVIAGKAVAFGEDLSPDYEVYCKQIIKNAQAMAKEFVSRGYNIISGGTDNHLMLIDLRPKGEKITGKLVESILGECGITINKNTVPFETRSPFVTSGIRIGTPAITTRGLKEDEMPVIVGYIDEAIMNHENEQKLKSIRQEVEKLMAKYPLYA